In the genome of Falsirhodobacter halotolerans, the window GCGCGCGTGGCGGGGCGGCATCCTCTGGTCAATCCGGTGCTGGTCGCGGTGACGATCCTTGGCGCGCTGCTGCTGGTCACCGGCACGGAGTATGCCACCTATTTCACCGGGACCGCGCCGATCCATTTTCTGCTGGGCCCGGCGACGGTGGCACTGGCGCTGCCCATCCGCGACAATCTGCATCTGGTGCGGAAATGCCTTCTGCCGCTGGGCGTGGCGCTGGCGGCGGGGTCGGTCGCGGCGGCGGTGGCGGCGGTGGCCCTTGCGCATCTGACGGGCCTGTCCGATCCGATGCTGGCCACCCTTGCGCCGAAATCCGTCACCGCCCCCGTCGCCATGCCGATCGCCGAACGGCTGGGCGGCCTGCCGTCCCTGACGGCGGCGATGGTCATCCTGACCGGGATCACGGGGGCCATCGTCATGGTCCCGCTGATGCGCCTGCTGCGGATCACCGACCCAAGGGCCGCGGGGTTCGCCACGGGCCTTGCGGCGCATGGCATCGGCACCGCCCGCGCCTTGCAGCTTTCGGGCACGGCGGGGGCGTTCGCGGGCCTTGGCATGGGGCTGAACGCGGTGCTGACGGGGTTCGTGGCCCCTTGGGCGCTGCACCTGTTCCGCTGATCAGCGCAGCGCGCGTTCCATGGCCTCCAGAAACCGCGACCGGTCGGCCTTGGAGAAGCTTTTGCCGCCCCCCTGCCGGAACGGATCGGCGCTGCGCAGATCGGCCATCAGATCGCGCGTGGCCAGCACGTTGCCGATATTGGCCGCCGTCAGGGGGCTGCCGTCGGGACGCAGCACCTTGGCCCCCGCCGCCACGCATTTCGCAGCCAGCGGGATGTCGTTCGTCACGACCAGATCCCCCGCCCCCGCCCGGTCGGCGATCCACATGTCGGCCACGTCCGGCCCATCGGCCACGAACACGCTTTCGACCAGCGGATTGGCCGAGGGACGGATGCCGCCGTTGGAGACCATGAACACCCGCCGCCCATGACGGGTGGCCACCCGCTCCACCTCGGCCTTCACGGGGCAGGCGTCGGCATCGACATACACATCAGGCATAGAGCGCCTGCGCGTGGAAGGTCACATGTTCCTCCATGAAGGTGGAGACGAAGAAATAGCTGTGATCGTAGCCCTTCTGCATACGGAACACCCCGTCCTGCCGCCGCGCGGCCATCGCCTCGGCCAGCGTTTCGGGGGTCAGGCGGTCCAGAAACGGGTCCGACGCGCCCTGATCGATCAGCACCGGCCCGTCGAACCCCCGCTTGCGCATCAGGATCGTCGCGTCATGCGCGGCCCACAACGCCTCATCCTCGCCCAGATAGGCGCGGAACTGCCGCCGCCCCCAGTCGGAGGCGGTCGGGTGCGCGATCGGCGCAAAGGCCGAAACGGAGCGGAACCGCCCCGGCAGCCCCATCGCCAGCGTCAGCGCACCGTGACCGCCCATCGAATGGCCGGTGATGGACTGCGCGCTCTCATCCACGGGGAAGGTGCGGAACAAAAGCTTGGGCAGATCGTCGGCCACGTAATCCCACATGCGGAAATGCGGCGCCCAGGGCGTTTGCGTCGCGTTGACGTAAAAGCCCGCGCCCTGCCCCATGTCCATCGCATCGTCATTCGCCACCTCCGCCCCGCGCGGGGACGTGTCGGGAAAGACCAGCGCGATCCCCTCGGCGGCGGCCCAGGCCTGCGCCCCCGCCTTGACCATCGCGTTTTCATGCGTGCAGGTCAGGCCCGACAGGAACCAGAGCAGCGGCACCGGCCCCTCCTCCGCCTCGGACGGCAGGAACAGGCCGAAGGTCATGTCGGTGCCCGTGGCGTCCGAGGCGTGGGAATAGACCCCCTGCACGCCGCCGAAGGCGCGGTTTTCGCTGATGGTTTTCATGTCCTGTCCTTTCAGGTTTGCCCCCAGGCCAGCACGCCCCCGAGGGTCAGAAGACTGGCAAGGGTGGAGAGGAAGATCGCCGACGACACCCGTCGCGGCGCGATCCCGTAATGCTGCGCCAACATATACACGTTGCCCGCGACCGGAAGGGCGGCGGTCGCGATCATCGCCTGCGCCACAAGGCCGGACACGCCCGCGCCCCACAGCGCCGCCGCCACGGCCAGCGGATGCAGGATCAGCTTGGCCCCGCCCAGCCAGGCCGCGATGGCCGGACGCTCGCCCCCCGCGCCGGCCAGCGACCCGCCGATGGCAAACAGCGCGCCCGGCGTCGCGGCCGTGGCCAGCAGCGCCAGGGACGTGTCCACCGGCGGCCACAGATCGCGGCCCAGCGCCGCCCAGACCAGCCCCGCCGTCAGCGACAGGACCATCGGATTGCCCAGCCATCCGCGCAGGATGCGCCCCGGCAGGCCCCGGTCCAGCGTCGCCTGACGCGACAGGGTGATCATCACCACCACCAGCGTGGCAAACACCCCGATGTCCAGCACCAGCGTCATCAGGATCGGCCCCACGGCCGCCGTGCCCAAGACCCCGATCAGCAACGGCAGCCCCAGAAAGCCGGTATTGCCGGTAACCGCGCATTGCGCCTCGATCGCGGCGGGGGCGAGCGTTTCGCCCCGCCGCCGCGCCACGACAAACACCAGCGCGAACACCGCCCCCGTTCCCACAAGATAGGCAAGGACGGGCCGCCAGGTGAACACCTCGGCCAAGGACAGATCGGCGGCGAAACGGAACAGAAGCGCGGGCAACGGAAACAGGAACACGAACCGCGTCAGCGCGGCGATGGCCTCCGGGGTCAGCCACCCGCCGCGCACCGCCAGATACCCCACCCCAATCAGGGCGAAGAAGGGGGTCATCTGCGTCAGCATCGCGATCATGGCGGTCCGGTCATCGTTCGGGGCGACCCTTTCACGCGCGGCGCGGCAGGGCAAGTCAGCGGGCCATCGCCTCCACCCGCCGGTTCAGGGTGCGCCCCTCTTCGGTGCGGTTGGTGGCACGGGGGGCCAGGGGGCCGACCCCTTCGACATCGATGCGGTCCGCCGCGATGCCTTGGGCCACCAGCCAGTCGCGCACCGCCGCCGCCCGCTGCCGCGACAGGGCGATGTTCGCCTCCCGCCCGCCCGAGGAATCCGTATGCCCCACCAGAATAACCCCGCGCGCGGCATCCGCGTCCAGCCAGTCCCGCAGCGGGGCCAGGCCCGGCTGATCGGGGGCGAGCGCGCCGCCCCCCGTGGGGAAGGCCACGTCCAGCGGCACCGACCCCTCCTCGAACTCCGATCCGCCATCCGGCATCGGCGCGGGCGTCGTGGGCAGGGGCGCGCCGCCCGGGGCGATCTCGGTCACCTGAAGAAACCCCCGCTCGGGCGAGCGGCTGACCATGATCCCCAGCCACGCGGCCTCCTTCCGGGCCGTCAGCCAGCGGAAATCGCCCAGATCGACATGCATTTCCGGTTCGGGAAACAGATCCAGCCCGAAGCGGAAATCGAAGCCGCCGCAGCCGTCCGTCTCGCAGTCATAGACGAGGGTCCAGCCGCCTTCGGTCAGGGCGGCGCGGATGGGCTGAACCAGCGAGAGGGTGGTGAACCCGTCGGGCGGGGTGATGCGCCAGGCGGTGCGGGTGATCGCGCCCTCCCGCCCCTCGACCGTCTGCGGGCCGATGGGCAGGGTCGTGCTGTCGGGCGACAGGATTTCGGTCCGCGTCACCTCGGCCGGGCCGGGGACCGGGGGGGTGAAGGCGGCGGCGGGCGTGGCCATCAGCGCCAGAAGCACCAGCGCCCTCATGCCGGGGCCTTGCGATAGCGGTAGAAGCCGATGCAGGTCATGCCCAGCGCGTCGTAAAGGGCGCGGGCCGGACGGTTGTCCGCGCTGACCACCAGCCCGAAGCGGGTGGCACCCTGCGCCGCGGACCAGGCCACCGCCCCCGCCACGACCTGCCGCGCCAGACCCTTGCGCCGATGCTCTGCCACCACCTCCAACGCGTGCAGCACGGCCAGATCGCCCGCCACGCCGACGAAGGCCGCCGCCCCCGGCACCCAGATGACGGCCTTGGGCACGCCCGCCCGCTCCATCACCGTCCGTCGCCCCGCGCCGATCTTGCCGCCCGCCGCCCATGTGGCCAGCGCCTCGGGCGCGGGGGGCCATGCGGCGGCGCAGGGTGCGCTGGGCAGATCGGCCATGGGGGAGACATAGATCGCCACGACATCGTCCAGCGTATAGCCGCGCGCGGCCAGATCGGCGTCCAGTGCCGCCTCCGCATCGGTCAATTGCACGAAGGGCGGCGGCGCGCTGTCATAAGCCCCCTCAAGCGTGGCGGCGGACACGCGGCTGCCGCCCCCCCCGCCGTCGCGCATCCGCCAGGGCCCCTGCCGCCACCTGCGGACCGGGGGCCATGTGGCCTCCATCGCGTCCAGCACCGAACGCATCATGCGAACAGTGCCGCGAGCCGGGTCATCGCTTCGTTCAGGCGGGCGGGATCGGTGCCCCGCACCACAAGGTTCGTGCCCATCACGCCGTTTTGCTGAAAGGGATAGCTGCCCATGGACAGGTCGGGATATTCGGCCGCCAACGCACCGAACGGCGCGGCCACGTCGCCCTCCCCCCGCTTTACCCGCAGGGATTGCGACAGAAGCGGATCGCCGCCCTTGATGCCGGGCAGGACGGACGCCAGCATCGCCTCGAACACGTTGGGCACGCCCGCCATCACATGAACGTTGCCAAGGGTGAACCCCGGCGCGATGGAGACGGGGTTGTCGATCAGCGTGGCCGTGTCGGGAATGCGGGCCATGCGCTGGCGGGCCTCGTTGAACTCCCGCCCCGTGCGTTCGTAATGCGCCGACAGAAGCGCCGCCGCATCGTCGCGCACGCCGATCGCCACACCGAAGGCCGCCGCCACCGCGTCCGCCGTGATGTCGTCATGCGTCGGCCCGATCCCGCCCGACGTGAACAGGTGGTCGTATGTCGCCCGCAGCGTGTTCACCGCATCGACGATGACGGCGTGATCGTCCGCGATCATCCGCACCTCGGCCAGGGTGACGCCGGCGATGGTCAGCTCTTTCGCCAGATGATGCGCGTTGCTGTCGCGCGTGCGCCCCGACAGGATCTCGTCCCCGATGACCAGCATGGCGGCGGTGGGATTGGACATGCGCGTAAGCCCCTTCATCTGTGATCCCCAAGGTATAGGCCGCGGCCACGGGGGTTCCAAGGTCTGGCGTTTTGCCGCCCCGGCGATTATATCCGTGACCGGACAGGAAAGGACGATCCGTTGGAAGACAGCCGTGGCCGCGTGACCCGCGAGGGCATCCGCCTCTATGAACCCGCCGATTTCGACGGAATGCGCCGTGCCGGGCAGGCGACGGCGGCGATCCTGGACGCCGTGGCGCGCCAAGTGGCCCCGGGCGTCACGACCGAAGCCATCGACGCCTTCATCGAGGCGGAGATCAAGGCGATGGGCGTGACCTCGGCCACCATCGGCTACAAAGGCTATCGCCACGCGTCGTGCATTTCGATCAACCACGTCGTCTGCCACGGGATTCCGGGGCCGAAGGTGCTGAAGGATGGCGACATCCTGAACATCGACGTGACGGTGATCGTGGACGGCTGGTTCGGCGACAGCAGCCGGATGTATGTCGCGGGCCAACCGAACCGCAAGGCCGCGCGCCTGATCGAGGTGACGCATGACGCGCTGATGGTGGGGATCGAGGCCGTGCGTCCCGGCAACACCTTCGGAGACATCGGGCACGTCATCCAGGCCTTCGCCGAAGGCCACCGCATGTCGGTGGTGCGCGATTTCTGCGGCCATGGCCTCGGCCGCGTGTTCCACGCGCCGCCGAACGTGCTGCATTACGGGCGCGCGGGCAGCGGTGCGGTGCTGGAGGAAGGCATGTTCTTCACGATCGAACCGATGGTGAACCTCGGCCGCCCGGAAACCAAGGTTCTGGCCGATGACTGGACGGCCGTAACGCGGGACAAATCCCTGTCGGCCCAGTTCGAACATTCGGTCGGCGTGACGGCCGACGGGTGCGAGATCTTCACCACCTCCCCCGGCGGCCTGTTCCACCCGACCTACTGAAGGCCAAGAAGCGCGGGCAGTTCGCCCATATGCGTGAACAGCCTCGCCCCCTCGGCCTCCAGCGCCGGATGCGGGCCGTGGGGGGCGTAGCCAAAGCAGGTCATGCCCGCCAGCCGCGCGGCGCGGGCGCCCGGAACGCTGTCCTCGATCACCGCGCAATGCGCCGGATCGACGCCCAGAAACTGCGCGATATGACGGTAAAGCCCCGGATCGGGCTTCGGCATGTTCAGCTCCTGCCCCGAGAACAGCCGCCTCTTCAACCGGCGATAGACGTCCGGATGCTGGCCCAGCGTGATCCCCATCTTCTCTGTCGTGCCGTTCGACCCGACGGCATAGGGAAGGCCCGCCGCGTCCAGCCGGTCCAGCAGCGCGGGGATGCCGGAGATCAGCGGCGTGTGCCCCCGCAGCAGGGCATAAAGCCGCTCATAGAAATCGCCGACCCACCCATCCGGCAGATCGGCCCCCAATTGCCGTGCCGAGCGAAAGATCAGCGGCATGGTCGTGCCCAGAAACAACCGCTCCATCATCGCATCGTCCACCGGCAGGCCATGAAGGGCCAGATCCTGCTTCAGCATGGCCAGCGTCGGGCCTTCGCTGTCCACCAGCACCCCGTCGCAATCGAAGATGACCGCCGCAATCATGCCGCGCCCTTTCGCAGGATGGTGACCAGCGTCTCACCATAGCGCCGCTGATCCAGCTGGTCGAACCCCTGCGGGATGACGGGGGGCGTCCCCTCCTCCCACAGGATCAGGGCGTCGTCGGTCAGCCAGCCGCCCGCCACGGCAGAGGCCAGCGCCCGTTCCCCCAAGCCCCGCGCATAGGGCGGATCAAGAAACACCAGATCGTAGGCCGCGCCCCGCACATCCCCCAGCCGGGTGGCATCGCGGCGGATGATCTCGGTGGTGTCTGCGGTCCGCGTCAGGTCGATGTTCCGGCGCAGCAGCGTCCGCGCGGCGGTGCCGTCATCGACAAAGGTCGCACGGGCCGCGCCACGGCTGATCGCCTCCAGCCCCAAGGCGCCCGTGCCCGCGAACAGGTCCAGCACCCGCGCATCGGCCAAGGGCGCGCCATAGCCGCCATTGATCAGCAGGTTGAAGATCGCCTCGCGCACCCGGTCGGAGGTGGGGCGCAGATGCGCCGCCGGATCGCCCGCCCCCACCTCGGCCAGACGCGTGCCGCGCAGGCGGCCGCCCACGATCCTCATAGCAGATCCTTCACGGCGGCGGCGGTGGCGACCGCGTGGGGGGTGGGGGTGCGCCCCGCTTCCAGCAGGCGCTTGCCCACCATGAAGGCACGGGGGTCGTTCGCCGCCTCCACCGCCAGCAGCCGATCGCCCGCGAATGACCAGAACGAGGTGCCGCTGTCCTGCCGCGTCACCACATGGTCCGCCCCGGCGCCCAAGCCCGCGATCTGCAACTTCACGTCATACTGGTCGGACCAGAACCACGGCATCGGCGCGTAATCCTTGCCCTGCCCCAACATGTCGGCGGCGACGGCCTCGGCCTGCTCGATGGCGTTCTGCACCGATTCCAGCCGCATCCGCCCCCCCGCCACGGGAAAGGACGCGCAATCCCCCGCCGCCCAGATCGCCGGGTCCGAGCTGCGCCCCCGCGCATCCACCGCGATGCCGTTGTCCAGCACCAGCCCCACCGCCTCGGCCAGACCCGTCGCGGGCGCGATGCCGATGCCTGCGATGACGAGATCCGCCGGAATGACCCGCCCGTCGGTCAGTTCGGCCCCCGTCACGCGCGTGTCGCCCAGCAACCGCGCAAGGCCGGTCCCCTCCAGCACCGTCACCCCGTGGCCTGTGTGAAGATTGCGGAAGAACGCCGCCGCCTCCGCGCTTGCCACGCGGGCAAGGATGCGGGGCGCGGCCTCGATCACCGTGACGTCCAACCCCAGCTTGGCCGCGACCGCCGCCGCCTCCAACCCGATATAGCCGCCGCCGATCACCACAAGACGCCGGCCCGCCACAACCTCGGGGCGCATCGCGTCCACATCGGCCAGCGTCCGCACCGCATGGACGCCCGCCAAATTGCCCCCCATCGCCGGGGGCAGGCGGCGGGCGATGGACCCCGTGGTCAGCGCAAGCTTGTCATAGCTGAGCGTCCGATCGCCCAGCGTGACGGTCCGCGCCGCGGGGTCGATCGCCGTGACCGGCTGACCCAGATGCAGGTCGATCCCCTGATCGGCATAGAAACCGTCGGCACGCAGGGTCAGGCGGTCCACGCCCATATCGCCCAGCAGATAACCTTTGGACAGCGGCGGGCGCTGATAGGGGGGGACCGTCTCCTCCCCCACCAGCGCGATGGGGTCCGTGCAGCCCATCGCCCGCAGACGCGCGGCCAGTGCCACGCCCGCCTGCCCCGCCCCGATCACCACGATGCCCGCCATATTCACCATTCCCGTCCCGCGCGGCGGAGCCTATATCCGTGCCACGGGAAAACGCAACCAATGGGGAACTTATGACCATCGCAAAAGGGGATCGCCTGCCGGGGGCCACGCTGATGCGCATCGGCGCGGATGGGGTTGAGGAGGTCGATCTGGCCACCCGCCTGAACGGGCGAAGCGTCGTGATCTTTGCCGTGCCGGGGGCCTTCACACCCACCTGTCATTCGGCGCATATGCCGGGCTTCGTCCGTCTGGCCGACGCCCTCCGCGCCAAGGGCGTGGACGAGGTGATCTGCACCGCCGTCAACGACCCCTTCGTGATGAAGGCATGGGACGAGGCGACGGGCGCGGGGGCCGCCGGCATCACCGTCCTGTCCGACCCCAAGGGCGAATTGGCCCAGGCGATCGGCATGTCGGTCGATTACGACGCGGCGGGCCTGATGGGGCGGTCGCGCCGCTATGCCCTTCATGCCGTCGATGGCGAGGTGCGCGTCTGGCACCCCGAAGAAGGCAAGGGCTGCGAGATGTCGGGCGCGGACGCGATGCTGGCCGCGATCGGCTAGATCCCTTCCTCCTCGGCCCCGCCTTTGCGGAAGGGGCCGTAGGAGGTCAGCACCTCCATCTCCTCATCCACCGCCGCGCGCTCGGCGTCCAGAAACTGGGCCACCGCGCGGCGGAATCCGGGATTGGCGATCCAGTGCAGCGAATGCGTCTCGGCGGGCAGATAGCCGCGCGCGAGCTTGTGTTCGCCCTGCGCCCCCGCCTCCACGCGCGCCAGCCCCTGCGCGATCGCCCAGTCCATCGCCTGATAATAGCACAGTTCGAAATGCAAAAACGGATGGTGCTCCGAACTGCCCCAATAGCGACCGAACAGCGTGTCGCGCCCGATGAAATTCAGCGCCCCCGCGATCCAGTGCCCCTCACGCTCGGCCATCACCAGCAGGATGTCGTCCGCCATGGTGCGGTGGATCTCGGTGAAGAACGCCCGCGTCAGATAGGGCCGCCCCCATTTCCGCGCGCCCGTATCCTGATAGAAGCGCCAGAAGGCGTCCCAATGATCGGGCCGCAGGTCGGACCCCGTCAGGACGTGGATCGTGCCGCCGAAGCCTTGTGCCGCCTCGCGCTCTTTGCGGATCATCTTGCGTTTGCGCGAGGACAGATCGGCCAGAAACGCCTCGAAATCGGCATAGCCGCGATTGTGCCAGTGAAACTGTTGGCTGGATCGCGGCAGAAACCCCACCGCCGCGCCCGCCGCCGCCTCCGTTGCCGTGCAGAACGTGGCGTGGACGGAGGAGAGGTCGTTGCGTTCCGCCAAGGCCAGCGCGCCCTGCATCAACGCGGAGCGGCCCACATCCTCCAGCCCCTCGGCGGTCAGGAACCGGCGACCGGTGGCGGGGGTGAAGGGCACGGCGATCTGCAGCTTGGGGTAATAGTCGCCCCCCGCCCGTTCAAAGGCATCGGCCCAGGCGAAATCGAAGATGTATTCGCCCTGGCTGTGGGATTTGACATAGAGGGGGGCGGCGGCGATCGCCCGCCCCGCCAGCCGCGCGACCAGCGGGTGCGGCTGCCAGCCCGACGCCCCCCCCACCGATCCCGACATCTCCAGCGCAGCGAGGAACCGATGCGTGGTGAAGGGATCGACCGGACGTCCGCCGCCGGGATTGGCCAATCCGTCCCATTCCGCCGCATCCAGTGCGGCGACGGCGTCGTGGGCGGTTACGTCGATGTCCTGTCTCATCCCCCTAGTGTGGCGCGGCGGGCGCGGGAAGGTAGCCCTCGAACGTCACATTTCCGGCAATCCGGCGGGCCTCAGCCTCGGCCTCGGCGGAGCGGATGGTCCAGCACAAAAGCGCCGCACCTTCGGATTGCAGCTCGCTCACCCGGCCACGGGCCAGATCGGCGGCCTCATGCGACAGGAAGCTGGCGGCCACCGCGTCGTAATCCGGGATCTCGCGCCGCGTGTCGCATTCGGCGTGGCTCAGCTCCGGCCACTCGTCATAGGCATAGGCGCAGGTCGTCAGCCCGCGCGGAACATGCGGGGCGTGGCGCGCCATATGGGCCATGCTGGCCGGTTCGAAGGACATGACGGCCACGGGGCCGGAATACCCCTCCAGCGCCGCCGCCACCGCCTGTTCCAGACGCCCGTCGGCGGGGGCCTGCGCCTTGATTTCCACCAGCAAGGGCACCTGCCCCGCCACCAGGGCCAGCATCTCGGCGAAGGTCGGGATTCCTTCGTCGCCGTGGCGCAGGGGGATGGAACCCAACTCCGCCGCCGTGCGGGCGGACAGGGGGCCGGTCGCCCCGGTCAGGCGGTCCAGATCGTCGTCGTGAAACACCATGGCCACCCCGTCGCGCGACAGGTGCAGGTCGATCTCGATCCCGAACCCGCCCGCGATGGCGGCGCGCGCCGCCGCCCGCGAGTTTTCAGGCCGCCCCGCCGCGATGTCGTGCAAGGCGCGATGGGCGATGGGGCGGTCCAGAAAGGCGGGCGGCAGCGGGATGCGCATCAGACGATCTCGAAGATGCCCTCGATCTCCACCGCGACGCCCATGGGCAGGCTGGCCGCCGAAACCGCGGAGCGCGCGTGCCGTCCGGCATCGCCGAACACCGCGACCAGCAGGTCCGACGCGCCGTTGATGACGGCGGGCTGATCGGTGAAGTCGGGGGTGGAGTTGACGAAGCCCGTCAGCTTGACCACCCGCTTGATCCGGGACAGATCGCCGCCGCAGGCCGCTTTCGCCTGCGCGATCAGGCCCAGCGCGCAGCTTTCCGCCGCGGTCTTGCCCGCCGCCACATCCATGTCCGCGCCCAGCTTGCCCACCAGCGGCTGGCCGTCCTTGCGCGCCACCTGACCCGAAACGTGGACCAGCGCGCCCACCTGCACATAAGGCACATAGTTGGCCACGGGGGCCGAGGCTTCGGGCAGGGTCAGGCCCAGTTCGGTCAGGCGGGTGTCATAGGCGGTCATCGCGATGTTCCTCATGTCGATTTGTCGCGACGGTAGCGGGCGGAACGCGGGCCTTCAACCCTCAGCTTTCGCGCATGGCCCGGTCGAAATACCCCGTCAGCGGTTGCAAGAGATAGGCGAAGGGCGACCGGCTTCCCGTGCGGATGAACGCCTCGGCCGGCATACCGGGGATCAGTCCTTCGGGCGGAAGGCCCGCCTCGTCCAGACGCAGTTCGGCGCGGTAATAGGGCACGCCCCCCTCCTCGCGCAGCGTGTCGGCGGAGACCGAGACGACGACGCCCTCCGCCTCTTTCGACATCGGATCGCGCAAGGCCGACAGCACGACGCGCACCGGCTGACCCGCCCGCACCTCGTCGATATGCAGGGGGGGGATCCGCGCCTCCAGCAGGCGGGGGCGCTCCTGGGGGATGAGGTGCATCACCACCTCGCCCGCACGGACCACGGCCTGCGGCGCGGTCACCGCCATCGCCAGCACCACGCCCGCCCCCGGCGCGCGGATGTCCAGCCGGTCGATCCGGGCCAGAAGCGCGCGCTGCCGCTCGCTCAGCTCCATCCGCTGATAGGCGAAATCGCGCATCTGGGTGATCGCCTCCTCCCGCCGTTCGGAGGTCAGGCGCAACTCCTCCATCGCGACTTCGGTCACGCGGCCCTGCGCCTCGGCCTTCTGTGCCGCCAGCGACCCCATCTCGCCGTCCAGACGCGCCTGTTCCCGCTCCAGCGCCAGCACGCGGCTGACCTGGGTCAGACCCTGTTCCAGAAGGTGGCGCTGATCG includes:
- the rsmD gene encoding 16S rRNA (guanine(966)-N(2))-methyltransferase RsmD, which codes for MRIVGGRLRGTRLAEVGAGDPAAHLRPTSDRVREAIFNLLINGGYGAPLADARVLDLFAGTGALGLEAISRGAARATFVDDGTAARTLLRRNIDLTRTADTTEIIRRDATRLGDVRGAAYDLVFLDPPYARGLGERALASAVAGGWLTDDALILWEEGTPPVIPQGFDQLDQRRYGETLVTILRKGAA
- the fghA gene encoding S-formylglutathione hydrolase, giving the protein MKTISENRAFGGVQGVYSHASDATGTDMTFGLFLPSEAEEGPVPLLWFLSGLTCTHENAMVKAGAQAWAAAEGIALVFPDTSPRGAEVANDDAMDMGQGAGFYVNATQTPWAPHFRMWDYVADDLPKLLFRTFPVDESAQSITGHSMGGHGALTLAMGLPGRFRSVSAFAPIAHPTASDWGRRQFRAYLGEDEALWAAHDATILMRKRGFDGPVLIDQGASDPFLDRLTPETLAEAMAARRQDGVFRMQKGYDHSYFFVSTFMEEHVTFHAQALYA
- a CDS encoding competence/damage-inducible protein A, whose protein sequence is MSNPTAAMLVIGDEILSGRTRDSNAHHLAKELTIAGVTLAEVRMIADDHAVIVDAVNTLRATYDHLFTSGGIGPTHDDITADAVAAAFGVAIGVRDDAAALLSAHYERTGREFNEARQRMARIPDTATLIDNPVSIAPGFTLGNVHVMAGVPNVFEAMLASVLPGIKGGDPLLSQSLRVKRGEGDVAAPFGALAAEYPDLSMGSYPFQQNGVMGTNLVVRGTDPARLNEAMTRLAALFA
- a CDS encoding OmpA family protein, with protein sequence MRALVLLALMATPAAAFTPPVPGPAEVTRTEILSPDSTTLPIGPQTVEGREGAITRTAWRITPPDGFTTLSLVQPIRAALTEGGWTLVYDCETDGCGGFDFRFGLDLFPEPEMHVDLGDFRWLTARKEAAWLGIMVSRSPERGFLQVTEIAPGGAPLPTTPAPMPDGGSEFEEGSVPLDVAFPTGGGALAPDQPGLAPLRDWLDADAARGVILVGHTDSSGGREANIALSRQRAAAVRDWLVAQGIAADRIDVEGVGPLAPRATNRTEEGRTLNRRVEAMAR
- a CDS encoding YaiI/YqxD family protein; this encodes MPDVYVDADACPVKAEVERVATRHGRRVFMVSNGGIRPSANPLVESVFVADGPDVADMWIADRAGAGDLVVTNDIPLAAKCVAAGAKVLRPDGSPLTAANIGNVLATRDLMADLRSADPFRQGGGKSFSKADRSRFLEAMERALR
- the map gene encoding type I methionyl aminopeptidase — its product is MEDSRGRVTREGIRLYEPADFDGMRRAGQATAAILDAVARQVAPGVTTEAIDAFIEAEIKAMGVTSATIGYKGYRHASCISINHVVCHGIPGPKVLKDGDILNIDVTVIVDGWFGDSSRMYVAGQPNRKAARLIEVTHDALMVGIEAVRPGNTFGDIGHVIQAFAEGHRMSVVRDFCGHGLGRVFHAPPNVLHYGRAGSGAVLEEGMFFTIEPMVNLGRPETKVLADDWTAVTRDKSLSAQFEHSVGVTADGCEIFTTSPGGLFHPTY
- a CDS encoding NAD(P)/FAD-dependent oxidoreductase, with the protein product MAGIVVIGAGQAGVALAARLRAMGCTDPIALVGEETVPPYQRPPLSKGYLLGDMGVDRLTLRADGFYADQGIDLHLGQPVTAIDPAARTVTLGDRTLSYDKLALTTGSIARRLPPAMGGNLAGVHAVRTLADVDAMRPEVVAGRRLVVIGGGYIGLEAAAVAAKLGLDVTVIEAAPRILARVASAEAAAFFRNLHTGHGVTVLEGTGLARLLGDTRVTGAELTDGRVIPADLVIAGIGIAPATGLAEAVGLVLDNGIAVDARGRSSDPAIWAAGDCASFPVAGGRMRLESVQNAIEQAEAVAADMLGQGKDYAPMPWFWSDQYDVKLQIAGLGAGADHVVTRQDSGTSFWSFAGDRLLAVEAANDPRAFMVGKRLLEAGRTPTPHAVATAAAVKDLL
- a CDS encoding HAD family hydrolase, with amino-acid sequence MIAAVIFDCDGVLVDSEGPTLAMLKQDLALHGLPVDDAMMERLFLGTTMPLIFRSARQLGADLPDGWVGDFYERLYALLRGHTPLISGIPALLDRLDAAGLPYAVGSNGTTEKMGITLGQHPDVYRRLKRRLFSGQELNMPKPDPGLYRHIAQFLGVDPAHCAVIEDSVPGARAARLAGMTCFGYAPHGPHPALEAEGARLFTHMGELPALLGLQ
- a CDS encoding peroxiredoxin, coding for MTIAKGDRLPGATLMRIGADGVEEVDLATRLNGRSVVIFAVPGAFTPTCHSAHMPGFVRLADALRAKGVDEVICTAVNDPFVMKAWDEATGAGAAGITVLSDPKGELAQAIGMSVDYDAAGLMGRSRRYALHAVDGEVRVWHPEEGKGCEMSGADAMLAAIG
- a CDS encoding GNAT family N-acetyltransferase; the encoded protein is MMRSVLDAMEATWPPVRRWRQGPWRMRDGGGGGSRVSAATLEGAYDSAPPPFVQLTDAEAALDADLAARGYTLDDVVAIYVSPMADLPSAPCAAAWPPAPEALATWAAGGKIGAGRRTVMERAGVPKAVIWVPGAAAFVGVAGDLAVLHALEVVAEHRRKGLARQVVAGAVAWSAAQGATRFGLVVSADNRPARALYDALGMTCIGFYRYRKAPA
- a CDS encoding LrgB family protein, encoding MTALWEALHHSTLIWLTATLAAFLLGDQLARVAGRHPLVNPVLVAVTILGALLLVTGTEYATYFTGTAPIHFLLGPATVALALPIRDNLHLVRKCLLPLGVALAAGSVAAAVAAVALAHLTGLSDPMLATLAPKSVTAPVAMPIAERLGGLPSLTAAMVILTGITGAIVMVPLMRLLRITDPRAAGFATGLAAHGIGTARALQLSGTAGAFAGLGMGLNAVLTGFVAPWALHLFR
- a CDS encoding AEC family transporter — translated: MIAMLTQMTPFFALIGVGYLAVRGGWLTPEAIAALTRFVFLFPLPALLFRFAADLSLAEVFTWRPVLAYLVGTGAVFALVFVVARRRGETLAPAAIEAQCAVTGNTGFLGLPLLIGVLGTAAVGPILMTLVLDIGVFATLVVVMITLSRQATLDRGLPGRILRGWLGNPMVLSLTAGLVWAALGRDLWPPVDTSLALLATAATPGALFAIGGSLAGAGGERPAIAAWLGGAKLILHPLAVAAALWGAGVSGLVAQAMIATAALPVAGNVYMLAQHYGIAPRRVSSAIFLSTLASLLTLGGVLAWGQT